One Pyxicephalus adspersus chromosome 3, UCB_Pads_2.0, whole genome shotgun sequence genomic window carries:
- the LOC140327153 gene encoding extracellular superoxide dismutase [Cu-Zn]-like — protein sequence MIFQVAILIFATSFEAMAEEGQACQSEMRTMSQKISEIHDAMFNGVPDKNNEDKSLYATCKLQPNPKLDADELKIKGQILFKQAYPYGELEAAFFIEGFPHDVNQSLRAIHIHNFGDLSNGCDSAGGHYNPHSVDHPNHPGDFGNFRVRNGKIQHHILNLGANIYGQFSAIGRSIVVHKMADDLGKGNNQASLENGNAGARLACCVIGTTNKNSWEKYMEENAKLKNPRVARRINRQIKKLMS from the coding sequence ATGATTTTTCAGGTGGCCATCCTGATTTTTGCCACTTCTTTTGAAGCCATGGCAGAAGAAGGGCAGGCATGCCAGTCAGAAATGAGAACCATGTCACAAAAGATCAGTGAAATACATGATGCCATGTTTAATGGAGTTCCTGATAAAAACAATGAAGACAAAAGCCTCTATGCCACCTGTAAGTTACAACCAAACCCAAAATTGGATGCTGATGAACTCAAAATTAAAGGACAGATTTTGTTCAAACAGGCCTATCCTTATGGGGAGTTGGAAGCAGCGTTTTTCATAGAAGGTTTTCCCCATGATGTCAATCAGTCTTTAAGAGCAATACATATCCACAATTTTGGTGATCTCAGTAACGGCTGTGATTCTGCAGGAGGACATTACAATCCACATTCTGTAGATCATCCAAACCATCCAGGGGATTTCGGCAATTTCCGTGTCCGGAATGGCAAAATCCAGCATCACATCCTGAATCTTGGAGCAAACATCTATGGTCAGTTCTCTGCAATAGGAAGATCAATAGTTGTGCACAAGATGGCTGATGATCTTGGTAAAGGCAATAATCAGGCTAGTTTGGAAAATGGTAATGCGGGTGCACGTCTTGCTTGTTGTGTGATTGGGACCACCAATAAAAATAGCTGGGAAAAATACATGGAAGAGAATGCAAAGTTGAAGAATCCGAGAGTCGCAAGACGCATCAATAGGCAGATAAAAAAGCTAATGTCATAG